One part of the Alistipes onderdonkii genome encodes these proteins:
- a CDS encoding histidine-type phosphatase encodes MLTMNKLTMKMRLLAAFLLLGLWGATAQTAREQIAAMPERAGGIYHSYEYLPGPAVPAPKGYVPFYISHYGRHGSRWHTSEKIYAEPLGILRKADSAGVLTPKGRDLLAKVEVIAADARDRYGDLSPRGVAEHRGIAERMYKAYPEVFSTGDGRECFVQSRSTLVPRCILSMAAFNERLKELNPEIRMTRESSQRYIPYMSNGAGLNSQRKASGAVADSLQDARTHPARLMASLFSDPAFVEREVKRPAKLMNQLLAQAAIMQDVEYLGISLYDLFTEEEIYAAWEAENFRRYVMFGPSKRFGDPIIADAKPLLRNIVETAERVVAGEENLSASLRFGHDVNVIPLVALLGVREASGRVWTAEEAAGVWQIHRVSPMATNVQFIFFRNPETGDVRVRVLHNERDAELPIGGGPYYPWETLRDYCKSLYE; translated from the coding sequence ATGCTGACTATGAATAAACTGACCATGAAAATGAGGCTCCTTGCGGCGTTCCTGCTGCTCGGCCTCTGGGGCGCCACGGCCCAGACCGCCCGTGAGCAGATCGCCGCCATGCCCGAACGCGCGGGCGGGATTTACCACTCGTACGAGTACCTGCCCGGCCCCGCCGTACCCGCCCCGAAGGGCTATGTTCCCTTCTACATCAGCCACTATGGCCGCCACGGCAGCCGTTGGCATACTTCGGAAAAGATCTATGCCGAGCCGCTGGGTATCCTGCGCAAAGCCGACTCGGCCGGGGTGCTGACCCCGAAGGGGCGCGACCTGCTGGCTAAGGTCGAGGTCATTGCAGCCGATGCCCGGGATCGTTACGGCGACCTCTCGCCCCGCGGCGTGGCGGAACACCGGGGCATCGCCGAACGCATGTATAAGGCCTATCCCGAGGTCTTTTCGACCGGGGACGGCCGCGAATGCTTTGTCCAGAGCCGTTCGACGCTCGTGCCGCGCTGCATCCTGAGCATGGCGGCCTTCAACGAGCGCCTCAAGGAGCTGAACCCCGAAATCCGGATGACCCGCGAATCGAGCCAGCGCTACATCCCTTATATGAGCAACGGCGCAGGGTTGAATTCCCAGCGAAAGGCATCCGGTGCCGTGGCCGACAGCCTGCAGGATGCCCGCACGCATCCCGCCCGTCTGATGGCGTCGCTCTTCTCCGACCCCGCCTTCGTGGAACGCGAGGTGAAAAGGCCGGCGAAACTGATGAACCAGCTGTTGGCGCAGGCCGCCATCATGCAGGACGTCGAATACCTGGGCATCTCGCTCTACGACCTCTTCACCGAGGAGGAGATATACGCCGCCTGGGAAGCCGAGAATTTCCGCCGCTACGTGATGTTCGGCCCGTCGAAGCGCTTCGGCGACCCGATCATCGCCGATGCCAAGCCGCTGCTGCGCAATATCGTGGAGACTGCCGAACGGGTCGTCGCGGGGGAGGAGAACCTCTCGGCCTCGCTGCGTTTCGGCCACGACGTGAACGTCATTCCGCTGGTGGCGCTCCTGGGCGTCAGGGAGGCTTCCGGGCGCGTATGGACAGCCGAGGAAGCTGCCGGGGTGTGGCAGATACACCGCGTATCGCCCATGGCGACCAACGTGCAGTTCATCTTCTTCCGCAACCCCGAGACCGGCGACGTGCGGGTGCGGGTGCTGCACAACGAGCGCGATGCCGAACTGCCGATCGGCGGCGGCCCCTATTATCCCTGGGAGACCCTGCGCGACTACTGCAAGTCGCTCTATGAATGA
- a CDS encoding serine dehydratase subunit alpha family protein, with protein MLSQNERKRIIALINREVVPAIGCTEPIAVALCTARAAELLGSRPEKVAVRLSANILKNAMGVGIPGTGMIGLPIAVALGALVGRSEYRLEVLRDVTPGAVEQGRRYIDEKRVCIDLKEGIAEKLYIEVEARGAGHCATAVIAGGHTSFVYLERDGEVTLDKRTASAAEEDGGEVPLTLHRVWEFATTAPLDELRFILETRRLNKAAAEQAFAGEFGHCVGRTLRCERERKIMGDSIFSRILSYTSAACDARMAGAMIPVMSNSGSGNQGIAATLPVVVYAEQTAATEQQTIRALVLSHLTVIYIKQSLGRLSALCGCVVAATGSSCGITYLMGGDYGQVAAAVKNMIANLTGMICDGAKPSCSMKLTSGVSTAVISAMMAMDGHCVTPVEGIIEEDVDKCIRNLTAIGRDGMNETDRVVLGIMTHKC; from the coding sequence ATGTTGTCCCAGAACGAACGAAAGCGTATCATCGCCCTCATCAACCGCGAAGTGGTGCCCGCCATCGGGTGTACCGAACCGATCGCCGTGGCGCTGTGCACGGCGCGTGCAGCCGAACTGCTCGGCTCGCGTCCCGAAAAGGTCGCCGTGCGCCTGAGCGCCAATATCCTTAAGAACGCCATGGGCGTTGGGATCCCCGGTACGGGGATGATCGGCCTGCCGATCGCCGTGGCGCTCGGGGCGCTCGTCGGCCGTTCGGAGTACCGGCTGGAGGTATTGCGCGACGTGACGCCCGGGGCCGTGGAGCAGGGCCGCCGGTATATCGACGAAAAGCGCGTATGTATCGACCTGAAGGAGGGTATCGCCGAGAAACTCTATATCGAGGTCGAGGCCCGGGGCGCCGGGCACTGTGCCACGGCGGTGATCGCGGGCGGCCATACCTCGTTCGTATACCTCGAGCGCGACGGCGAGGTGACGCTCGACAAACGTACGGCCTCGGCGGCCGAAGAGGATGGGGGCGAAGTACCCCTCACGCTGCACCGCGTGTGGGAGTTCGCCACGACGGCGCCCCTCGACGAACTGCGCTTCATCCTCGAAACACGCCGCCTGAACAAGGCCGCCGCCGAGCAGGCTTTCGCCGGGGAGTTCGGCCACTGCGTAGGGCGTACGCTCCGTTGCGAGCGAGAACGGAAGATTATGGGCGACAGCATCTTCTCGCGGATACTGTCCTATACCTCCGCGGCGTGCGACGCCCGCATGGCCGGGGCGATGATCCCCGTGATGAGCAACTCGGGAAGCGGCAACCAGGGCATCGCGGCGACGCTTCCCGTGGTGGTCTACGCCGAGCAGACCGCAGCCACCGAACAGCAGACGATCCGTGCGCTGGTGCTGAGCCACCTCACGGTGATCTATATCAAGCAGAGCCTCGGCCGCCTGTCAGCCCTGTGCGGCTGCGTGGTGGCCGCCACGGGGTCGAGCTGCGGCATTACCTACCTGATGGGCGGCGACTACGGGCAGGTCGCGGCGGCGGTGAAAAACATGATCGCCAACCTTACGGGCATGATTTGTGACGGAGCCAAGCCGAGTTGCTCCATGAAGCTCACGAGCGGCGTCTCGACCGCTGTGATCTCGGCCATGATGGCGATGGACGGCCATTGCGTGACGCCCGTCGAGGGAATCATCGAAGAGGATGTCGACAAGTGCATCCGCAACCTCACGGCCATCGGCCGCGACGGCATGAACGAGACCGACAGGGTCGTACTGGGAATAATGACACATAAATGCTGA
- a CDS encoding 3-deoxy-D-manno-octulosonic acid transferase has product MWLYNFGLTLYVWLIRLVAPRHPKARLWIDGRKDLYKRMAETIDPTDRIVWVHVASLGEFEQGRPIIERIRKTHPEYKILLTFFSPSGYEVRKNYQGVDYIFYLPIDTPRNARRFLDAAHPEIAIFVKYEFWLNLLRDLRRRKVRTYIVSAIFRRNSIFFRPYGGMWRQALESFDVMFVQNEESKKLLAGLGFDNVIVAGDTRFDRVAEIAAAAKHIDIIDRFKGDKRLFVAGSTWNPDEELLIRLINDNPDVKFIVAPHEMDEGRMARLAAEAKGGTLRYTQCTPHTAYGSKQLLILDTVGILASVYGYATWSYIGGGFGVGIHNTLEAATFGLPVAFGPNYAKFKEARDLVTLGAARSVKNYDELRTWFIPLRDNEDFLLKTSRIAKDYTTRHQGATNIIVKTIFH; this is encoded by the coding sequence ATGTGGTTATATAATTTCGGTCTGACACTCTATGTGTGGCTCATCCGGCTGGTCGCACCGAGGCATCCGAAGGCACGGCTATGGATAGACGGGCGCAAAGACCTCTATAAACGCATGGCCGAGACCATCGACCCGACCGACCGCATCGTCTGGGTGCACGTCGCGTCGCTCGGCGAATTCGAACAGGGGCGGCCCATCATCGAACGCATCCGCAAGACCCATCCCGAATACAAGATCCTGCTCACGTTCTTCTCGCCTTCGGGCTACGAAGTCCGCAAGAATTACCAGGGTGTGGATTACATCTTCTACCTGCCGATCGACACGCCGCGCAACGCCCGCCGGTTCCTCGATGCGGCGCATCCCGAAATCGCAATCTTCGTAAAATACGAATTCTGGCTCAACCTGCTGCGCGACCTGCGCCGCCGCAAGGTGCGCACCTATATCGTCTCGGCCATCTTCCGCCGCAACTCGATCTTCTTCCGCCCCTACGGCGGCATGTGGAGGCAGGCGCTGGAGTCCTTCGACGTGATGTTCGTGCAGAACGAAGAGTCGAAAAAGCTGCTGGCCGGGCTGGGATTCGACAACGTGATCGTAGCGGGCGACACGCGTTTCGACCGCGTGGCCGAAATCGCCGCCGCAGCCAAACATATCGACATCATAGACCGGTTCAAGGGGGACAAACGCCTCTTCGTGGCGGGTTCGACCTGGAACCCGGACGAAGAGCTGCTGATCCGCCTGATAAACGACAACCCCGACGTGAAATTCATCGTGGCTCCGCACGAGATGGACGAAGGCCGCATGGCACGCCTCGCGGCCGAGGCCAAGGGCGGGACGCTCCGCTACACGCAGTGCACGCCCCACACGGCCTACGGGTCGAAGCAACTGCTGATCCTCGACACGGTGGGGATCCTGGCGTCGGTCTACGGCTACGCGACGTGGAGCTATATCGGCGGCGGGTTCGGCGTGGGGATACACAACACGCTCGAAGCGGCGACATTCGGGCTTCCGGTGGCATTCGGCCCCAACTACGCGAAATTCAAGGAGGCACGCGACCTGGTGACGCTCGGCGCCGCCCGTTCGGTGAAAAACTACGACGAACTGCGCACGTGGTTCATCCCCTTGCGCGACAACGAGGATTTCCTGCTGAAAACAAGCCGTATAGCCAAAGACTACACCACCCGTCACCAGGGCGCCACGAACATCATCGTCAAGACCATCTTCCATTAG
- a CDS encoding NUDIX hydrolase: protein MENPKKRNWKVLTSEYLARKPWFTVRHESIELPDGRRIPDYYVFEYPDWVNVIAITKEGKFVFIDQYRHGLGETDYEIPAGVAEPDDASMLAAAQRELAEETGYGGGQWRELMVVAPNPSTQNNLTYCYLATGVERLGEQHLDATEDIRVHLFSGAEVRDLLESGRIRQALMAAPLWRYAAEYGL, encoded by the coding sequence ATGGAAAATCCGAAAAAACGCAACTGGAAAGTTCTCACGAGCGAATACCTCGCCCGCAAACCCTGGTTTACGGTACGCCACGAGAGCATCGAACTGCCCGACGGGCGCCGCATACCCGACTACTACGTCTTCGAATATCCCGACTGGGTGAACGTCATCGCCATTACGAAAGAGGGGAAATTCGTCTTTATCGACCAGTACCGCCACGGGCTGGGCGAAACGGACTATGAAATCCCGGCGGGCGTAGCCGAGCCCGACGACGCCTCGATGCTGGCCGCGGCACAGCGCGAACTGGCCGAGGAGACGGGGTACGGCGGCGGCCAGTGGCGCGAGCTAATGGTCGTGGCGCCCAACCCCTCGACGCAGAACAACCTGACGTACTGCTACCTGGCGACGGGCGTGGAACGCCTGGGCGAACAGCACCTCGATGCTACGGAGGACATCCGCGTGCACCTGTTCTCGGGCGCCGAGGTGCGCGACCTGCTCGAAAGCGGCCGCATCCGGCAGGCACTGATGGCCGCACCCCTGTGGCGTTACGCCGCGGAGTACGGCCTTTAG
- a CDS encoding YraN family protein, producing the protein MGTTAETGRAGERAAVEYLRGAGYEICALNWRSGRYELDIVARKAGIVHFVEVKTRRAGSLTPPEAAVTPQKFRALTRAAVRYLAATGGQEEAQFDLAAVDVMPDGRMEVRLVERAMEYNW; encoded by the coding sequence ATGGGCACGACGGCCGAAACGGGGCGCGCGGGCGAACGCGCCGCAGTGGAGTACCTGCGCGGGGCAGGATACGAAATCTGCGCCCTCAACTGGCGCAGCGGCCGCTACGAACTGGACATCGTGGCCCGCAAGGCGGGAATCGTGCATTTCGTGGAGGTCAAGACCCGCAGGGCCGGCTCCCTGACACCGCCCGAGGCTGCCGTCACACCGCAGAAATTCCGCGCACTGACACGGGCGGCCGTGCGTTACCTGGCCGCAACGGGCGGGCAGGAAGAGGCGCAGTTCGACCTGGCGGCCGTGGACGTGATGCCCGACGGACGCATGGAGGTGCGCCTGGTGGAGCGGGCGATGGAATACAACTGGTAA